TTCTGTCTCCACATAGAGACGTATGCCCAGGTTGCTGCGGGGGTGGAGGAGCCAGTGGTTAGAGGCCGAGGTGACGTCGAAGGCCAGCCAGCCCTCCTGTCCTGCAGGCACCGACTGCATGTCCAGCAGCACCAGCTCTGGCTCTCTGAgcgaaaagacagaaaatattgTCAGTTTGATCAAACAGCTAAAAGTGAAAATCGTTAAATTTCACTCCTACTCagaattttttaaataaaagcaatgcattgcattttaatacaaaaaaatggtaAGCACACACCTAAGACACGTGTTGAAGTGATTGTACAAATTGGTCATGATGAATAATTTGATAGCTGATTTGTACATTTGACAGGATGTTCCACTCcttctagtctatatccttcgtgttccacttccgggattgctccggtgctgcaggaaattccgccggatgcatgtattttccgtttccttccgcattctttgtattggaatttaaaatttggtggatttatgaggactatggtttacTAATCCTcggatctctgcagggtaaattgagacagctagctagactatctgtccaatctgagttttctctcacacgactattttgcagctgctctgtgcggagtttagcaccgcccatgatgattttgattggtttaaagaaatcccattaaaccagagcatattttcctcccatccccgaatgctgtggggagtagccagaccctccttcagcgtgctttggaggagggtctggcaaaacgAGACTACACTCCTTCACAATCAAAGCAGTTTGCAAAGATGCAATTCTCTCAATCTCCATGGGCAATTTGTCTGTCTTCTTTCACCCTAAATGTACTGGGAGTTGTCAAAGGTCAGACCCAGGATCTTTTAGGGGATTCATTGTTTTCCTCAAGTATACTTTATTAggataaacataaacattcacaaacacagcTCGAACCCTCTTAGTCGGTTTGAAGGATGGTGTTTTTGCCACACCCAAACCCAAAtaccaaaaacattaaaataccaAAGAAGAAACTGCAATGTTGCAATCTACAGCACTGTAACAAAGATTGAATaagaataaagaataaagaaatgtcTTTTTCTGAGATAAGAAGAATATTTTCTtacaaagttacaaagtgctttgcagaaaaagaagaacaaaaaaacagcaaataaaaaCGGGGACAGAAAATGTTTTGGTAACCTGTGTCTGGTCTCTCGCTGGATCTCGTAGACGGAGATGTGCAGTGTTCGGTTGGCTCTCTGGCCCATCGTCAGGGTCTTATAGATACGAAACTCTGCTGCCGTCACCGTCTCACCCTGAGGGAGGGGTGTCAGATCGAAACGAAACTCCTTCCAGTACGGACGAGGCTGCAAGAGGTCACGCTCCTGCtccactgcagagagagagagagagagagagagagagagagagagagagagatttctgTTAGACATGTCAACTAGAAAAGATGCTAACAGAGCTTCAAGTGTTCACAAACAAGCAGCGGACAGAAAGCAAATATGGCGAACACTGGCATTTACATGAAGGCTAACAGAATGATAGATGTTTGATAAAAAAAGTTCTATTGTCTTTAAAATGAACCCCTTACATACTCAAAAGATCAGCTGTGCAGTTTAGTCGGAGAGAGTCTGATGAAATGTGTCAGATGGAGAGAGCCGTGAAATTCAGATGGGGAAAGTTTGAGCTCAAAGCAGATGTAAGATGAGAAAATGCTGCAACTGTGAAAATGGAGCAAGACAAGTAACAGCGTGAAGGTGTGGAGGAGATGAGATCGCTGGGAGATGAGTCAATGACACAAAGGGAGGagaacagtggtggaagacgtATTCAGGCAAAACTAGCAATACAACTACAAATACTACaatacaagtcctgcattgtaCACttcactgcagtaaaagtaaGAATCATCAGATAAATGTACAAACTgaaatatcaaaagtaaaagtagtaatcaTAATGcagaaataaagtgttttattaTATTAATGATGATTAGAAGTGATGCTTAATGTTTAAGTAGAATTTTAGCTGCTTTAGCTTAACTGTTGTGTAGTTCAatctatataaatacataatttaTAAGCTGATTCTGTAAAGCAAATTGTTGTTATAGCTATCAGAAACAGTGGTGGAGTAAGAAGTACAATATTCCTCTCACAATTTGTTgcttttacactttgttttttgaacaaattaacaaaactCCTCATCTCAGCACAGTTTAATCATAGTAGCTACAAACTGGAATTGTTTGTTCATTCTcacagaagaaagaagaaatatatacacatatatttcttttttttcccactaaGTTTTACTCTGCACCAGTTCTGAGATTTATTTACCCAAAGAAGATTTATGAGGCGTGTACGCTTTTTTTTCGCCAACATCCTGCATCACACTCCACTCAACAGGATGAAGGTGTAATGCCTTGCTTAAAGGCACCTCAACAGCTGCTGTTGAGGTAAACAGAGCGGAAAACATGTCATGTTCCACACTAACACACCCCTCTGccaaaactttgaaaaactgACTGAAACTTTGTACCGATACAGACTTCCTGTTAAATAACAATATGTAGATGAAGAGGTGAGCTGCTACACCAAATCCAAACATGAAAACGAAACACCAGggtagtgtgcgtgtgtgtccttGTGGAACCCCGCAGGGACACGATACAGATCTGGTCTCTGGGGTTttggcgcgcacacacacacacacacacacacacacacagaatagtAAATAGAGATACTAAAAAGAGGACACCCCTGATGATTTGGGCGTGCtcatatcaacacacacacacacacacacacacacacacacacacacacacacacacacacacacacagtaattagAGACACTTAGTGCCATGAACCACAGCAGCTGCTCAGCACACACACCACTAATTGCAGCCCTGCCTGGTATTTTTAGAGTCGCTCCCTCCACAGCAGTATTTTCATCTTGATTCAGAccgtttgcttttttttctaggTGTGTGTCAGTGGGGCCTTTAATTCTAACCAGCTGTTTCTTCCCATTACATATGCGTAGGAACACACACCCATGCCTGTTTGATTCAACTTACATAAACTACACACATTGATTAGACTAGTTTCAGAAACAACCTTAATATAGCATATCTGCAGAGGCTCAGGTGACAAATGCAAAAGCTTTAAGGAAAAATACTGTTGAGAACATacgagcagtggtggaatgtaactatgtacatttactcaagtaccgtacttaagtacagtacagtttgAATTacttgtgtttatgtatttccattttatgctactttatacttctactctatATTTGGGTGTCAAATATTGCCCTTTTTTGTAATAAAGCTATATTTGACAGCTtcagttactttgcagattcagatgattattacaaaatacatttcaactAACAAATTATGAAAATAGATTTTGCTTCCCAGCAATatttaaagtaattaaaagtaGCTCCACCTTtaacagctgcaacattaaagcgATGACCACAATAAATGCATCAATTATTATAACCCAGTTATATAATATACGTATATAAATCTGAAATGGGCAATTCTGCataatgaatacttttacttgtgGTACTTAAAGtacaatttgattttttttaaaactgactCTTTACtaaagtaagattttgaatgcagggcttttacttaCGTAAcaatacttgtttttttaaatggtagtATTGCTACTTTAATTATTTGTGTTGCATGCAAGttatatgcaaacacacaatgaGCCTGTAGTAAATACATTCTACTAGATGTATTTCATGTCCTCTGGGTCTGTGTGATGTGTTCAGCTGCGCTTCTGTGAAGAATCAATGAAAGGTTTTCAcgacaaaataaaagcttcacCATTTGAAAGGAAACACTAGCATGTGCTGTGGGTCACTGTTGAAAGCATGAGTCACTTTTGAGTCACCTTTGTTTACAACATTGTGGCTGTTTGGAGGATGAAATGCTGTGTTTTTGCAGTGTTGACTGATTGATTTAAGGGTGTATTTTATTCTCCAAAACAAAAGAGAATTTCCAAAAGTAAACCCTTCATTTGATGTGAGTTCATTAGAGAGCCAGAGCACAGAGAGCAGATGATGTTTCCCACGGTAAACTGGGTGCAGATCACCATCCCATtccagaggagctggaggaaggaagcCATTGAGAAGAGGATGTTTAATTTTTATGCTTTGACAGATAGGCATCAGTCAGGCTACtgtgtggtttggaatgaaacacaaacactcacacaggaTTTGGGTGGCAATGTTTAAcagtattatttatatatttggaCAAGCCAAAAATCATTTTCTTTATCAAATAATCTGCTGTTGATTGATTGTCGAACAAACTatccaaaaccccaaaatatgAACTTTACTTTCATATACGACAACAAACGTAAATCTTCATATTTTAGAAGCTGGTACcagatatttctttcttttatttttgcttgaaaatgttttaaacgACTAATCGGTCATTAAAATTGCTGGCAAATATTTTTCTGTTGATGGACTAATGAATTAATCAACTAATAGTTTTAGCTCTGTATAAAGTATCACCAATTATATCCAATTATGTATAGACCACATCACTCAAATTCACTGAATATAGACAATTTAAATATAGAGAATCAATTACTCCCACTTTTTAAGCACTATTATGATGTGTTGAAATGTTTGAGACCATAATGTTGTAATCTTCATGTTTCTGAGAGAGCTTGTATCTTCTCAGTTGACTGGTGATCAGGCAGAAACCTCTCTAGGATAAAGATCTAAGCCAGGGGTCTCCAACCTTTCTTCATCTGAGGGCTACTTTAAAATATCGAAAGTGGCCATGAGCTACTTGGATCACATCGCTTAGATGTATTTACATAACACATATAAGCTCAATGAAGCTACTGTTTGCTGAAAATGCAATACCCAAAGCTTATGAAAAATCACAACTTCACATCAAGGTTCATGACTATTTTACACTTCTTTAGCCCACATAGTTAGCTACATCACTGAAAATATTCCCATCAGAGTCCAAGAAAAGAATTACCACTTACACGTCAATGGCCCACAAAGTTAGCTACCTCACTTTTAATATCGTGGTAATTTTGTGTCTCAGTTTGTCAACCTATTGGTGAGCTACTGGAAACCTGCTCGTGAGCTAGCAGCCACCAGTTGTGGTTATGTTAACTAGTTAGATTTTGTCATCAATCATCCTTCGAGAGAGCTTCTCAGTGCGATTGTGCGCCGCTCAGCCCAGtttggctgcagcagcagcagcagcagagtgagGCTGGTAGATTTAGGAATGCTGGGTTGAAATGGAAACCTACCAATATAGTTCAGCCATACTGACATTGGTTTTAATTCTCTCTGTGGGGGTGAATGTTTGAGGAAAATTTGCAGAGCGGGGAAACTAAAACGGTAGCACTGACATGTCACCGTCAGTGTCATCAAGTTCACACACGGTGTAATTTCATCTGAGTTTTCATTTTGTAGCCAAACCACAAAATCAAAAAACTGCTTCTTCACTTAAGcataaaaggaatagtttaacattttgagaaatgcaCTTATTCGCTTACTTGCCAAGAGTTTGATGAGAACATTGAAACCACTCTCCGAGGTTAAATATAAAGTTGCCGCCTGTTAGCTTTAGCACAAAGACTTTTGAGagtgaaacagctagcctggctctttcCAAATGTAACACAAAATATACCTAGTAGCTACCAACACATTTAAAGCTTACTATTAACACGATATATCTTGTTCGTTTTATGCGTGGTTTTACGTTGGGTTATGTGATGGAATATGTCTCTAGGAAGTCACTGCATCCAACCGTAAAATAGGTGGGAACATAACCCCCCTCTAGCACTAGGCCTACTAGCCTACCTGTTATTTTTACATAGATTTTTGTAATGTTGTAGCCACTGTTCTGTATATGTGCTCCCTATCAACATGTGCTACTTAGCAATTTTGCAAATGCATGGGAGCATTATTTGATAGGGGATTTGGTCTATCAAAATATGCTacctctgaataaaaaaattatacatATCATAATAGAGTATCTTTAATATACTCCCCATTTTCTTATACACATACCCgtttgtaataataaaaaaaaaaactaaaaaaaagtaatactgACGTAAATACACCAAAACACATAAGGTAGCATTTTTCGACAAGGCAGCATAAATCGTCAGAACACGGtcgaggtggagctaattttaactaGTTTACCATACTCCATGTTACCAGTGTACAACAGTCTATATGATTTTTGGAAACTCATAATAGGTTTTGCATGATACTAGTTCAACaatatacaattttaaaaactaattataggttttctgtttaaaatcttaatctgaaaagtaactagtaggctaactacagctgtcatgtaaaatgtagtggagtactgctgcatcacttcctgtgtgcCCCTTTCCCCCAGGGATTATCTACCCAATGGCGGGTGTTAATTAAGTAACAGATTACTCACCCAGATTGACGAAGCTCATCACTGTGTCGGCCTCGCTGACCACCGTGCCcagaggtggtgtgtgtgtgctgagggTCGGCAGGACTGCATGGCTGACCTGAGCCAACCTTTCTGCCCCTCCAAACTTCCCCATCCCTGGTCCGTTTACAATAATTTCGTTCCCTTCATCCTCCCCATCAGCCGACATGGCGTGGTACAGGTCCAGCATGAAGAGTGGTGCGGAGGAGGGCGGTCGTAGCGGCGGATGGGGTCTGGGTCGCCCCGGCAGACCTAAAATGGACAAGATCTCCTTCTGCATCTCTTTCTTCTCGCGGCCGCTGAGCCGCCTGAAGCTGGAATGGACCAGGCCCTCGGCCTGCTGGCTCCACAGGGAGAGACCgagcaggagcagcaggagcaggGTCCTCGGGTGGAGGAGAGGCTGGTGGGGTCTGGAGGTGGATCTGCTCTGGaggacgctgctgctgctgcctttgCTCATGTGCTGCCGTTTCATTTTGCTGCAAAGACAGGAGAAGCTGTGGGAGACTTCTGTGTCCATGGCTGTGGTTTGCTcttgtttcttcttctctgctggccaataaaaaaatgtaagctCACAAATAATCAGCTTTTTTTCTTGACTTTATTCAGTTTATCTTCCCTCCAGTGTGTCCAGACTGACAACCACAGTGTTTCCTACTCGCTCCAGTTTGTCCTCCGGTTTCAGACAGATGCTGATCTATGCCTGATGTGTTTAGAGGAGAGCTGGCTCTGGTCGGGACGTGTTTACCGTCTTAAACTGGCTCTGTttatctctccctcccccttttgccttcctctctccctcttctacCTTCTCTAatcttgaagaaaaaaaaaaaaaatgaaaaaactcCTCACCCCTCTGATCCACTTCTCTCTCACCTCTCAGTCGTGCACCAGAAGAAACAGAGATAATGACAGTGAGGGCATAATTACAAGCTTTTTCCAATGTGTTTTGAATACAGACAAACTATGCCCCTGTGGAAGATTGGTCTTCGCTTTGAAGTAGTTAACTTGGAGGATGGAAAGCAATTTCAGTGATGAGCAGGTGCCCCAGAGATTGGAGTGGAATTTGAGAGCTATGTCATCAGGTTTGCTCCCAATCGTCCATGGCCACACAAGGAAATAAAGTTCACACCTGCAGTGAGTCAACGTTCAACTTGATACCATATGAGAATCATCTGCTGTGGAGCAATCATTGCTGGAAGCTTTTATCCAGTCATCCTTGAgtacttaatcatccattcatGACCGCTCCCCACCCACACATCTCTGGGGTTCCAGATGTCTTTCTTAATCCAATTTATAAAAACGATAACTCTAGGAAATTGTTTCCTGATTGTAATCCTTTGTAGAGGTTTCTTCTAGCTCTTGCGCACACTCTCAGTGCATCGTAAAGCAGAGCTGTTCAGCAGTGAGAGTGTATCCTGCACATGAAGCTCAGAGAGTGTAACAGTTGTTCGTAACCAGGAGGGAGTTTCCCTCCCAGCCTCCGCCTCCGCCTCTCGCCCTCTTTCAAGTCTTCAGACTTCTTTCTCCTGCTTACATCCCATCATCACCCCTCCCAGTGGTCTCTTTGGGAgacctcatctctctctctccttcttacCTATAGGCTACCCGTCTATCTTTTCATCTTCTCATGACTGCTTCCTTTCATAGCTACTCAGCGTTGAGTCTCAGGCAGCTTGGTGGGAAGGGCGCCAAGTGGCCTGATGCCCCGTTTAATAGCTGCATTTCTCTACTTACATAGCATAACAGATTCAAAATGGATTTAATTTATCTGTGTATGGCGCACCAAAACAAAAGGTCTTAACACGTTTTCAgacaaggttgtttttttttttttacaagaaaagTTACTAGCCTACCAATGAGCtgataaaatactttaaaacttaattcattttacttttcacttgctcattttattttcaaactccTTATTTTTCGGTGTAAGCACCCTGACAGGACTGTGTGGCCTCGCCAAAGCcaacctttttttcataaaaatacacTATCCATGTTAATCATCTATACTTTACTACTGCAGGATCACTATAAATTACTGTAACAGTAGATAAGTTACATTTTATGCGCATTTTAGCTGGCAAGCTAACGCCAATTTAAAAGTAGTAGGCTAGCCTATTTTACTTTTTGGACATTGTGCGCGATCATTATATCTATAAAATGTTAAAGTTGACATAAAGTCAAAACAGACATGAAGATGTGGATAAGTTCTAATAAGcatcaacaacaaacaaaacaaaacaacattttaactcCACAGATTGCCTCGAGCTTCGGGCTACCTTTGAACACTTCTACTCTGAAGTGGCAGGTTTTGCGTTACACTGTTTAAACACCATTTCCTGTTGAGCCGTTCATTCGTTTACCTAACTTGCCCTTCAGCAAAGAcactctgtgcatgtgtgtgcgtttaAACCAAAAAGACTTTGGAGGGAAGAAATGACTAAAATATAGTAGTGAGGTTCAGCCCTGTGCCAGGCCAGCCCGTGTTTGTGTACTCTTTTCTTCAAAGCGGCTTGGTACTTGTGGTCATGAATTTGAAAGGCATGAATAACACTGACCGAACCAAACTGACCGCGGTTCATTTTGTCCTGGCCGAAAGGGCGAGTCCCGAATGCCAGGAATTAACGCTCTgcccattttgtttttcttccctctGCACGTCTGCAACTTTAGGAGGTTTTGTCTGATAATGGTCAgaggagtgagagaaaatgaagaTGAGGTGGTGCTGGGACATATATGGAGTGAGTTAATGAGTGACAAAGAGGGAATGAAGGGGAACCGAGTGCCCTTAAAACCATATGAACccaagtgaaaatgaaaaatgacattCCTGAGAGACAGAAGTGGTGGAACAAAGCGAGGGCTGTCATCAGAGAGGGAAGTCTGGGATGACAGATGGACTGCAGGGAGGACGGGCGTAGATGGATTGAGACtggacagaaaatgaaaagagtGTGTACACAGCTGCAGAGAGTAGATAATCTCTAGTGGAACCACCAAATAAACAGGACAAAGTTATTTTCAGAGCTTGGGGGGAAATAGACATTAGTaatttcaaattatttaaattacttTCAACCACCAGCACCACCTCCCCTGTATTTAAGTGAAGATCCAATGGGATGTCCTTATCTGTTACAGGATAATTACCTAGAAATGTTCGGTCACTGCCTCTGAGTCTGTGGTCTGCCGACGGGCATGAGTGACTGTAGGCTGTAAACAAAATGACCTCCATTTAGCTCATTccaatcaaataataataataaaaaaaaatgtaaatcataCAAATGGGATCATGTATAAATATGTACATAAAAGATTATTACCAAGTCATGCCAGGCAGTgaagcatgcacacatacactaaTTTCAAAAAACATGCTAAAGATTATCACTCCAAGACAAAAAACGTGTTtctaaacataaaaaacatatgAACATAAAGAACCCTGAGAAACtacacacaaaaatgtactCAAAATGTGAATACCAACACTAGCGCTACTATATAAAAAAGCCAAATTGTGCTGCAAATCACacactaaaataataaaacattcttACATTGAAGAAATCctatagacaaaacaaacagtCAGCCCACATTCTCTATGGATTATCTATGGCTACTGTTTCATCTGACACCTATTTTCtcaaataatcgattaatcatttagtttataaaatgtcaccaAATTGTGAAAATCACAAGTTCAAAGAGCTCGGGTTGATtaaaatttggaaaaaaacgacaaataTTCAACTTATCATAAAGGATGAAGACAATCAACATGTTAACTTCTGAAGTTTTTGGTACTTTCAActtcaattatcaaaatagttgcctaTTAACTTTCTGTCAATTGACCAATTGATTGactgatcatttcagctctaataTTGCCCACATTTACATACAGCACACATATGGTCACACACAGACGTTTTCTTATTTGCACAAATccataataaaaaaattcaaaaagagACAGTTTTACTGCaagcatatttttttaatacaaaaacggaacaaaaagtttataattttagttttttgttttacttttacacCATTGACTCCTCATCATCACACAGAGTAGCACAGCATCAAAAGGTGGAGGACTCGTCTCCTGCGCCCCGAATCCCCCTCCCCTCagagacaataaataaataaaaatcaccttaagatgttttctttcttactGTAATTTCATTAGTTCTTCATAATTTTCATCTCTTACACTGAGATAACACAGAGACAACTCAGCACGTCAATGacagacatttgaaaaaaagccTAGAAGAGATGCTGGGGAGGGAGATGAGGAAGGAAACCTGCTCTCATTGGTCCGCTCTGCCCAGGTCTCTTGTCATTCATAATTGTAGTTCTCTCGCCACATGAAGGGCAAACCCCTTTGGTCATGGTCTGGGAATTGTAGtcattagcaaaaaaaaaagaaaaatgaacaaaCAAGGCTGCCACTAGAATCAGTGACCTAGTGAATAATGTAATGTTACAataaagtacaaacacacacaaataatgtcAAAGAGCGGAGCGGACATTTCCttggtacaaaaaaaaaacagtttctttAACCATAATACTAAATCACTTTCCGCCAATAGTGATATGACatgaaactgaaaaataaatagatttttcTTTCAAGCTAGATAACAATAGTACAACTGGATTATAAATTAACcagaaaacagagaagaaaacaaagaaatgacaTTCGCAAATTAAAATTTTTGCATACAGTGAATCAAGTCAATGACCTCTATCATTTCCTGTAACaataacacacattatacacaccaccttgtatatgtgtgtgtgtgtgtgtgtgtgtgtgctgctgggcTGCTAAGGGCAACGCAGCGTAGACATTAAGGTGGAACTGCAGGGAAAGAGACAATTAGTGCATGCTGGTTGTCGAACTCCGCGAACACGGTCATTAACATCAGGTTAGGTTACACGTTGTATAGTCAGTAATGTGATGTTAGTTGAGTGTCACCATAAAAATAGTCCTTTCTATTGCCAgtttgtgttatttgtgtgttgGATTGTTACGCCGGCATGTGAAAAACCACACCGCCCTTTGCTGAAATGCACACACAAGGCTGATCTTAACGTTCCAGCGGTCAGGAGGAGTCTGCTCTGcggtgtttgagtgtgtgagtgtttgccctcagctgcagcagcaccACCACCGCTACCGTCACCACCACCGACCCTCTGAGTCTGAGGTTAGccggtgcgtgtgtgtgtgtatgtgtgtgtcggaCAGTGTGTCCCGCCTCCTGAGCTCTCCACAcgttgtgtctgtttgtgcagATCTGCTGAGGTGACGGGTTTTTTCTCACCAGCCCGTCCGGAGGAAGGGGCATGGCAGTCGttgcatattttctttttaaactcaTCGCTGAGGCATCTGGCCCACAAGCCAAAATAATGACCCACAATTCTTTTTCTTCCTGAATGTCATTtgggcttttttgttgtttttgtagccGTGGTGGTGGTGTGTCCCACTCCCTACCCCGCCTCtgtgttaaaatgtgtgtatctgtgtgtcagtgtggtATAAAGCAGTTTAAAGACTTTCTCTGGTGTTCTGTCTGATCGGGACAGAAGTGTATAAGTAAGGCAGCATCACGTCAGGTCAGTTGGTGTTTGGTTCCACACGGGTGGGGAACTTTTGAAAGATAAAGCAGGAGACTGGAAGGCAAAATGGGGTGGCTTCTTAAAGGGGAAAAGTCTGTCTCGACCCCACAGATGCTGGCCTGGAACCACCAGACCAGAACTCTACTCCTCTTGTGCATGTTTAT
Above is a window of Sander vitreus isolate 19-12246 chromosome 14, sanVit1, whole genome shotgun sequence DNA encoding:
- the bmp8a gene encoding bone morphogenetic protein 8A, whose product is MDTEVSHSFSCLCSKMKRQHMSKGSSSSVLQSRSTSRPHQPLLHPRTLLLLLLLGLSLWSQQAEGLVHSSFRRLSGREKKEMQKEILSILGLPGRPRPHPPLRPPSSAPLFMLDLYHAMSADGEDEGNEIIVNGPGMGKFGGAERLAQVSHAVLPTLSTHTPPLGTVVSEADTVMSFVNLVEQERDLLQPRPYWKEFRFDLTPLPQGETVTAAEFRIYKTLTMGQRANRTLHISVYEIQRETRHREPELVLLDMQSVPAGQEGWLAFDVTSASNHWLLHPRSNLGIRLYVETEEDRSLSAGWIGLVGRRGPRSKQPFMVTFFRESQVPCRPPRAVKPHPRKKKPKYDLPVPSIHNRSPANNGGQPCKKHELYVSFSDLGWKDWVLAPTGYSAYYCDGECFYPLGSCMNATNHALIQQVVHLLKPDEVPKACCAPTKLSPISVLFYDDNNNVILKKHRNMVVKTCGCL